From the Trifolium pratense cultivar HEN17-A07 linkage group LG4, ARS_RC_1.1, whole genome shotgun sequence genome, the window GTGACTCTTGACATGAGCAATGTGTAGTCTTCTAACATTCATTTGCTTAGTGAagcacttatcatgataagtgctTCTGCTATAAGCTGTTTATAATAGGCCCATAATGTCTTTGAACCCTAGAAACTGCAGGATTTGAATTATGTAGAAAAGTTCATTATTGTTGAACTTACAATCAATTCAGTGTGCTTGGCTTTGCCTTtagtcttttatttatttaattagatTACATATAGTGAATTTTTAGAATGTAATTCCATATTTCAATTGAGATGTTCTTCCTATAACAATAAATGAAAGATGGGCTTCAATTCTTGGTAAACAAAAATGCTGACGTGTGGTTCATTGGTTGTTTATTCTTATCATGCATCTCTTTGTGTAAAATCTGCCTCGtctctctgtctctctctctcactaTCTTCAATGGCAACCTGAACTTGTTGTTTAACCGCAGAAATGACAATGCGAGTCGCAATTCTAAGGGATGCTAGAAGGAACTTGGGTAGCATTTTAGGGTTCAATAGGTTGATTCATTCTGTTCCTCAATCTCCTCCTTTAGCTGGGAGCATTGACCATGGGATTCAGTCAGTGCAACCTGTTTTGCCTGAATTTAGTTCCCCAAGTTTCTCTTTTGGTGGCTCTATGGAGCTCATGGCTGTCCCAAAACGTAAGGTAAGGTATCTTCATAACTTCTCTGTCATTTTAAATTTCCTGTTTTTTGCTAGACACTATAGACAAATGTTGAATTTTTGTTGATGGATGTTTTAAGGAGAAATTATGTGAATGCAAATgattagtttttcaattttgCATTTTATAACTTTTGTGATGGTTTTGTTTTTCATGTAGACTTCTCCCCATAAAAGAGGAATAAGAAATGGGCCAAAAGCTCTGAAACCTGTTCCTGTGCTTGTCCTGTGCAAGTAAGCTATAGTGTGTTTGTTTACTGTTAATGGTTGCAGTTTTTTGCTATGTTCTGCAAATATGTGGTGATTTCTTTTTGTTATAAAGTAGTAGAGTCCTTGAACATAAGATATTTGAGCGAAATTCTttcattataaaataatttcattgttctatatcatttttatattatttatttaagcaACCATTATAGTTATAGATATTTTCGATAAAAAAGCAAGTCGTCTGGGACAGGTGGAGTTTCTTTATTCTTAGGGACTAGGGTGAAAATACGCATGCTTCTCTCGACGCTTCTGCTAAATCTCTAAACTAAGCCGAAGTTTGGAATGCAATTAAAACTGATTGTTCTCTATTAAATTTAACCAAGTATTGC encodes:
- the LOC123881808 gene encoding uncharacterized protein LOC123881808, producing MTMRVAILRDARRNLGSILGFNRLIHSVPQSPPLAGSIDHGIQSVQPVLPEFSSPSFSFGGSMELMAVPKRKTSPHKRGIRNGPKALKPVPVLVLCKGCGRVRLPHFYCCSGKPNQENNGGQNGIN